A part of Halobacillus shinanisalinarum genomic DNA contains:
- a CDS encoding copper resistance CopC/CopD family protein, with amino-acid sequence MNRFTLRTSILSYFILFFFLLFAYASPAGAHSSLEETFPKGGKVLEEPPSTIEVWFQDPVVTHEGSIKVINSKGKEVPILKTERDPKDAGHVITTLDKELAPGEFTVKINVIAQDGFIIEEEFRFSISNAAKSESEELKLVKSNVSDGEIHKGPLGQIELWFNQPVEVRAIGIFNHHYQPVGTKKPQVDSDNPRHITVPISNKLSPGTYQITWSASPANQDMQTVLNNTQDVFYFAVDKFSSMTPVQANTGNFDWKTLSFSFGLKQLAYWLTFIGLTILFGISWFYSILLKNRVEETPQKSTQLLFYLVSLVGMTLLIIHHRLDLPELAIKEFLLLKFTWIPILQVVLLTLGMWIKKIRLLLFGMALILWPFIIGHASYPRYGGYFTMIMTAFHVIAVAIWMGGLFSLIAKPKHHEKKEWLQRVGPSFSNWAMISVSVILFTGIWMTVEFLPSTSLESLLESEWGRSLLMKTVLFFLLIIIGYVQRKTVKQLSSKFTFSFFKRVRIEAVYGLIIFFFAASLVAANPSAAEQGVYRETPEAPNNLDLNVEITPLEMGLNTITLEFKENPKIRNVKVELSMPPTWQVENNAFQVGKGIYKLTGNLLHGAGTINMKVKVLMENGKEVRLPYTIVVPGEVRNQSENTSI; translated from the coding sequence ATAGATTTACCTTACGGACAAGCATATTGTCTTACTTTATTTTGTTCTTCTTTTTGTTATTTGCTTATGCCTCACCTGCAGGGGCCCATTCTTCACTAGAAGAAACGTTCCCTAAAGGGGGTAAAGTTTTGGAGGAACCACCCTCAACGATTGAGGTTTGGTTTCAAGATCCCGTCGTTACTCACGAGGGTTCTATCAAGGTGATCAATTCAAAGGGTAAAGAAGTCCCTATTTTAAAGACTGAACGAGATCCTAAAGATGCGGGGCATGTTATCACAACATTAGATAAAGAATTAGCACCTGGAGAATTCACAGTGAAAATTAACGTAATTGCTCAAGATGGGTTTATCATTGAGGAGGAGTTTAGATTTTCGATTAGTAATGCAGCAAAGTCTGAATCTGAGGAATTAAAACTAGTTAAATCAAATGTTTCTGATGGAGAAATACACAAAGGGCCCCTGGGACAAATAGAATTATGGTTCAATCAACCAGTTGAGGTAAGAGCCATTGGCATTTTTAATCATCATTATCAGCCCGTTGGAACGAAAAAACCACAGGTCGATTCAGATAACCCAAGGCACATAACTGTTCCAATTTCAAACAAGCTTTCTCCTGGGACTTATCAAATAACTTGGAGTGCCTCACCGGCTAATCAAGACATGCAGACCGTTCTAAATAACACACAAGATGTGTTTTATTTTGCAGTTGACAAGTTTTCTTCGATGACACCCGTTCAAGCAAATACGGGTAATTTTGATTGGAAGACTCTAAGTTTCTCCTTTGGACTTAAGCAATTAGCCTATTGGTTAACATTTATTGGGTTAACAATCTTGTTCGGAATATCGTGGTTTTATTCCATTCTCTTAAAAAACAGGGTCGAAGAAACTCCGCAGAAGAGCACACAGCTTCTATTTTATCTAGTCAGCCTAGTAGGAATGACTTTACTAATTATTCATCATAGATTAGATCTTCCTGAATTAGCAATAAAAGAATTTTTATTGTTAAAGTTCACATGGATCCCTATTTTACAAGTGGTGCTTCTCACCCTAGGTATGTGGATAAAAAAGATACGTTTATTATTATTTGGTATGGCCTTAATATTATGGCCCTTTATCATCGGTCATGCCTCTTACCCACGTTACGGTGGTTATTTTACTATGATCATGACTGCTTTTCATGTTATTGCTGTCGCCATTTGGATGGGGGGGCTTTTTTCACTCATTGCCAAACCGAAACATCATGAGAAAAAGGAATGGCTACAAAGAGTCGGTCCCTCTTTTTCTAACTGGGCCATGATAAGTGTTAGTGTCATCCTATTTACAGGTATATGGATGACGGTCGAGTTTTTGCCCTCTACTTCATTAGAAAGTCTGTTAGAAAGCGAATGGGGTAGGTCTTTACTAATGAAGACCGTACTGTTCTTTTTATTAATCATAATAGGATATGTCCAACGAAAAACGGTTAAGCAGCTTAGTTCCAAATTTACGTTTTCCTTTTTCAAAAGAGTTAGAATAGAAGCAGTATATGGGCTCATCATTTTCTTTTTTGCGGCATCTTTAGTTGCGGCTAACCCTAGTGCAGCTGAACAAGGAGTTTATAGGGAAACACCAGAAGCACCAAATAATTTGGATTTGAATGTTGAAATTACTCCGCTAGAGATGGGGTTAAATACCATTACGTTAGAATTCAAAGAAAACCCTAAAATTAGAAATGTGAAAGTCGAACTGAGTATGCCACCTACATGGCAAGTTGAAAATAATGCGTTTCAAGTTGGGAAAGGAATATATAAATTGACCGGAAATTTACTACATGGTGCTGGAACGATTAATATGAAAGTGAAAGTTCTGATGGAAAATGGGAAAGAGGTTCGGTTACCATACACGATTGTGGTGCCTGGAGAAGTACGTAATCAAAGCGAAAATACTTCCATTTGA